The Bradysia coprophila strain Holo2 chromosome II, BU_Bcop_v1, whole genome shotgun sequence genome has a segment encoding these proteins:
- the LOC119076807 gene encoding UDP-glucosyltransferase 2-like isoform X1 codes for MKFRQVIFFSALPFFVSAANILGLMGVPSPSHHNWNRNVFYRLAASGHNLTILSADVDREKTPGVHYIWAEKVYSSLYNGSEAINIMDMADESPYKAVVSFYGWVQASCEGYYKSKGFQTLLDYPDNFKFDLILVDYSCEPCLIGFSKKFNYPPTVGLSAFSVPHYTYHYIGGHRQFSYVPHFDAEYGGRMNFFQRLDNFLLYMWDDWYSSYKVLPQLDTAMKAAFNDPNLPGGRTLLQKMILTLCNTHFSIEKLEPLPPNIIPVGGLQIQEPKPLDKDLLQFVEKAKKGVVLFSLGTNMKSEFMDETRTKAFVEAFSQLPDYNFIWKYESDLGIPLPSNVKTLGWVRQNDILAHPKTKAFISHCGLLGTQEASWYGIPVVGIPFFADQHRNIRNGVREGTSVHLNYFTLSVDSIKTAVTEAIENPKYFRNAQRRSSLFRDQPEKPIDRATFWIEWVMRHADEYSVIQLPINDLGIIVSHSYDVIGFLLAVATLIAAILFYIVKRMLLMVRATDNKTHVKQKKH; via the exons ATGAAATTCAGACAAGTCATCTTCTTCTCCGCTCTGCCGTTTTTCGTGTCGGCTGCTAACATTCTGGGTTTGATGGGTGTTCCATCCCCGTCGCATCATAACTG GAATCGAAACGTATTTTACAGACTAGCGGCTAGTGGTCATAATCTAACGATTCTATCTGCCGATGTCGATAGAGAAAAAACGCCTGGTGTTCATTACATTTGGGCTGAGAAGGTCTACTCAAGTCTCTACAATGGATCAGAAGCTATAAATATAATGGATATGGCGGATGAAAGTCCGTATAAAGCAGTTGTATCATTTTATGGCTGGGTGCAAGCTAGCTGCGAGGGATACTACAAGTCCAAAGGATTTCAAACCTTATTGGACTATCCcgacaatttcaaatttgatttgattttggtGGATTATTCATGTGAACCGTGTCTgataggcttcagtaagaaaTTCAATTATCCACCCACAGTGGGATTGAGTGCATTTAGTGTTCCTCATTACACTTATCACTACATTGGTGGGCACAGACAGTTTTCATACGTTCCACATTTCGATGCTGAATACGGAGgtagaatgaattttttccagCGTTTAGATAACTTCCTGTTGTACATGTGGGACGATTG GTATTCGTCGTACAAAGTCTTACCTCAACTAGACACAGCAATGAAAGCTGCCTTTAATGATCCAAATCTACCAGGCGGTCGAACCCtcttacaaaaaatgattCTAACTCTTTGCAACACCCACTTTTCGATTGAGAAACTGGAACCCTTACCACCAAACATTATTCCTGTCGGTGGACTTCAAATCCAAGAACCCAAACCGCTAGACAAGGACTTATTGCAATTCGTTGAAAAAGCGAAGAAAGGTGTCGTTCTCTTCTCGCTAGGCACCAACATGAAAAGTGAATTTATGGATGAAACTCGTACGAAAGCTTTCGTAGAAGCTTTCAGCCAGTTACCCGATTACAATTTCATCTGGAAATATGAATCCGATCTGGGAATACCTTTGCCATCGAATGTAAAAACCCTGGGATGGGTGCgtcaaaatgatattttggctCATCCTAAAACGAAAGCTTTCATATCACATTGTGGATTGCTGGGAACTCAAG AAGCCTCTTGGTACGGAATCCCTGTCGTTGGGATACCATTCTTTGCGGATCAGCATCGC AACATACGAAATGGTGTCCGCGAAGGAACCAGTGTTCacttaaattatttcacattGAGTGTCGACTCAATAAAGACAGCCGTAACAGAAGCTATTGAAAATCCAAAGTACTTCCGAAATGCGCAACGCCGTTCTAGTCTCTTCCGCGATCAGCCGGAGAAACCGATAGATCGTGCCACATTCTGGATCGAATGGGTCATGAGGCATGCGGACGAATATTCGGTAATTCAACTGCCGATAAATGATTTGGGAATCATTGTGTCGCACAGTTATGATGTCATTGGATTTTTGTTGGCCGTAGCGACATTGATTGCGGCGATTCTTTTTTACATTGTGAAGAGGATGCTGTTGATGGTGCGAGCGACTGATAACAAAACTCATGTCAAACAAAAGAAGCATTAA
- the LOC119076807 gene encoding UDP-glucosyltransferase 2-like isoform X2: MKFRQVIFFSALPFFVSAANILGLMGVPSPSHHNWNRNVFYRLAASGHNLTILSADVDREKTPGVHYIWAEKVYSSLYNGSEAINIMDMADESPYKAVVSFYGWVQASCEGYYKSKGFQTLLDYPDNFKFDLILVDYSCEPCLIGFSKKFNYPPTVGLSAFSVPHYTYHYIGGHRQFSYVPHFDAEYGGRMNFFQRLDNFLLYMWDDWYSSYKVLPQLDTAMKAAFNDPNLPGGRTLLQKMILTLCNTHFSIEKLEPLPPNIIPVGGLQIQEPKPLDKDLLQFVEKAKKGVVLFSLGTNMKSEFMDETRTKAFVEAFSQLPDYNFIWKYESDLGIPLPSNVKTLGWVRQNDILAHPKTKAFISHCGLLGTQESVWYGIPVVGIPLFTDQHRNMKNGVREGTTVHLDYLTLSVESIKAAVTEAIENPKYLRNAQRRSRLFRDQPETPIDRAAFWVEWVMRHADEYSVIQLPINDLGIIVSHSYDVIGFLLAVPILIVAMFLYIVRRVVMTVRKSDGKTNVKQKEH; encoded by the exons ATGAAATTCAGACAAGTCATCTTCTTCTCCGCTCTGCCGTTTTTCGTGTCGGCTGCTAACATTCTGGGTTTGATGGGTGTTCCATCCCCGTCGCATCATAACTG GAATCGAAACGTATTTTACAGACTAGCGGCTAGTGGTCATAATCTAACGATTCTATCTGCCGATGTCGATAGAGAAAAAACGCCTGGTGTTCATTACATTTGGGCTGAGAAGGTCTACTCAAGTCTCTACAATGGATCAGAAGCTATAAATATAATGGATATGGCGGATGAAAGTCCGTATAAAGCAGTTGTATCATTTTATGGCTGGGTGCAAGCTAGCTGCGAGGGATACTACAAGTCCAAAGGATTTCAAACCTTATTGGACTATCCcgacaatttcaaatttgatttgattttggtGGATTATTCATGTGAACCGTGTCTgataggcttcagtaagaaaTTCAATTATCCACCCACAGTGGGATTGAGTGCATTTAGTGTTCCTCATTACACTTATCACTACATTGGTGGGCACAGACAGTTTTCATACGTTCCACATTTCGATGCTGAATACGGAGgtagaatgaattttttccagCGTTTAGATAACTTCCTGTTGTACATGTGGGACGATTG GTATTCGTCGTACAAAGTCTTACCTCAACTAGACACAGCAATGAAAGCTGCCTTTAATGATCCAAATCTACCAGGCGGTCGAACCCtcttacaaaaaatgattCTAACTCTTTGCAACACCCACTTTTCGATTGAGAAACTGGAACCCTTACCACCAAACATTATTCCTGTCGGTGGACTTCAAATCCAAGAACCCAAACCGCTAGACAAGGACTTATTGCAATTCGTTGAAAAAGCGAAGAAAGGTGTCGTTCTCTTCTCGCTAGGCACCAACATGAAAAGTGAATTTATGGATGAAACTCGTACGAAAGCTTTCGTAGAAGCTTTCAGCCAGTTACCCGATTACAATTTCATCTGGAAATATGAATCCGATCTGGGAATACCTTTGCCATCGAATGTAAAAACCCTGGGATGGGTGCgtcaaaatgatattttggctCATCCTAAAACGAAAGCTTTCATATCACATTGTGGATTGCTGGGAACTCAAG aatCAGTTTGGTACGGAATTCCTGTTGTTGGGATCCCACTCTTTACCGATCAGCATCGT AATATGAAGAATGGTGTCCGCGAAGGGACCACTGTTCATTTAGATTATTTAACATTAAGTGTCGAATCTATAAAGGCAGCTGTGACAGAAGCTatagaaaatccaaaatacTTACGAAATGCACAAAGACGTTCACGTCTGTTCCGCGATCAACCAGAGACGCCGATAGATCGTGCCGCATTCTGGGTCGAATGGGTCATGAGGCATGCGGATGAATATTCAGTAATTCAGCTGCCGATAAATGATTTGGGAATCATTGTGTCGCACAGTTACGATGTCATCGGTTTTTTGTTGGCCGTCCCGATACTGATTGTGGCGATGTTTTTGTACATTGTAAGGAGAGTGGTTATGACGGTGAGAAAGAGTGATGGGAAAACTAACGTCAAACAAAAGGAACATTAG
- the LOC119076807 gene encoding UDP-glucosyltransferase 2-like isoform X4 — MKFRQVIFFSALPFFVSAANILGLMGVPSPSHHNWNRNIFYKLAARGHNLTILSADVDRDATPGVHYIWAEEVYSHLYNGSRGFNLMDMTKEGPFEELLSFYGWLRRSCEGYYKSKGFQTLLDYPDDFKFDLILVDYSCEPCLLGFSKKFNYPPTVGVSAFSLPHYTYHFVGGHRHFSYVPHFNAEYESKMNFIERLDNFLLYMWDDWFYLYKFLPQQDVAMKAAFNDPNLPDVRTLLRKIILALCNTHYSIQKSEPLPPNIIPVGGLQIQEPKPLDKDLLEFVQEAKKGVVLFSLGTNMRSEFMDEARKKAFVEAFRQLPDYNFIWKYESDLGIHLPSNVKILAWVRQNDILAHPRTKAFMSHCGLLGTQESVWYGIPVVGIPLFTDQHRNMKNGVREGTTVHLDYLTLSVESIKAAVTEAIENPKYLRNAQRRSRLFRDQPETPIDRAAFWVEWVMRHADEYSVIQLPINDLGIIVSHSYDVIGFLLAVPILIVAMFLYIVRRVVMTVRKSDGKTNVKQKEH, encoded by the exons ATGAAATTCAGACAAGTCATCTTCTTCTCCGCTCTGCCGTTTTTCGTGTCGGCTGCTAACATTCTGGGTTTGATGGGTGTTCCATCCCCGTCGCATCATAACTG GAATCGAAACATCTTCTATAAGCTAGCCGCTAGAGGTCATAATCTGACGATTCTATCGGCCGATGTCGATAGAGATGCAACTCCTGGTGTGCATTATATTTGGGCCGAAGAGGTCTACTCACATCTATACAACGGATCACGCGGTTTTAACTTGATGGATATGACTAAAGAAGGACCGTTCGAAgaattgctttcattttatggttGGCTTAGAAGGAGCTGCGAGGGATACTACAAGTCGAAAGGATTTCAAACTTTATTGGATTACCCCGATGACTTTAAATTTGACTTAATTTTGGTGGACTATTCATGCGAACCGTGCTTGTTAGGCTTcagtaaaaaattcaattatccGCCGACAGTGGGAGTGAGTGCATTCAGTTTGCCACACTATACGTACCATTTTGTGGGTGGTCATCGTCACTTTTCATACGTACCACATTTCAATGCGGAAtacgaaagtaaaatgaactttatcGAGCGTCTAGACAACTTTTTGTTGTACATGTGGGACGATTG GTTCTACTTATACAAATTCCTACCTCAACAAGATGTAGCAATGAAAGCTGCCTTTAATGACCCGAATCTACCGGACGTTCGAACTCttttgagaaaaataattttagctCTTTGCAACACACACTATTCGATTCAAAAATCGGAACCGCTACCACCAAACATTATTCCGGTCGGAGGACTTCAAATACAAGAACCCAAACCGCTAGACAAAGACTTATTGGAGTTCGTTCAAGAAGCCAAGAAAGGTGTGGTCCTCTTCTCGTTAGGTACCAACATGAGAAGTGAGTTTATGGACGAGGCTCGTAAGAAAGCTTTCGTAGAAGCTTTCAGGCAGTTACCAGATTACAATTTCATCTGGAAATATGAATCTGACCTGGGAATACATTTGCCATCGAATGTAAAAATTCTGGCTTGGGTGCGACAGAATGATATTTTGGCTCATCCTAGAACGAAAGCCTTCATGTCACATTGTGGACTGTTGGGAACTCAAG aatCAGTTTGGTACGGAATTCCTGTTGTTGGGATCCCACTCTTTACCGATCAGCATCGT AATATGAAGAATGGTGTCCGCGAAGGGACCACTGTTCATTTAGATTATTTAACATTAAGTGTCGAATCTATAAAGGCAGCTGTGACAGAAGCTatagaaaatccaaaatacTTACGAAATGCACAAAGACGTTCACGTCTGTTCCGCGATCAACCAGAGACGCCGATAGATCGTGCCGCATTCTGGGTCGAATGGGTCATGAGGCATGCGGATGAATATTCAGTAATTCAGCTGCCGATAAATGATTTGGGAATCATTGTGTCGCACAGTTACGATGTCATCGGTTTTTTGTTGGCCGTCCCGATACTGATTGTGGCGATGTTTTTGTACATTGTAAGGAGAGTGGTTATGACGGTGAGAAAGAGTGATGGGAAAACTAACGTCAAACAAAAGGAACATTAG